AGTCTGGGGCTTCCACCAGCTCAAATCGCTCCGTTTGTGGTTCAGCGTGTTGGCTTGACACAGGCACGCCGCATGGCAGTGATGGGCGCCAAATTCAATGGCGAGGAAGCCAAACAACTGGGTGTGGTTCACACTGTTTGTGAAACAGAAGAAGAACTGGCTCAGGAATTTCAAGCGGTCATTAAACAGATCCGTCGATGCGCTCCCAACGCCAATGCCATCACCAAAAAACTCATGATGGCCGTGGGACAAACAGAACTGGAACAATTGCTGGATGAAGCGGCACAGGATTTTTCCGATTGTGTTCAGGGACCTGAAGGCGCTGAAGGAACTCAGGCATTTATTTCTAAACGGTTACCATCCTGGGCGGAGGAATAATGGCTCATTTTTCTAAAATACTAATTGCCAATCGCGGAGAAATTGCTGTTCGAGTATGCCGAACTGCCAAAGCTCTGGGATATCGCACCGTTGCGGTCTTCAGTGAAGCCGATGCCAACGCGCTCCATGTTCAGGTAGCGGATGAAGCTGTCTGTATTGGTCCTCCGGCAGTCAGAAGCTCCTATCTGAATATTGAAAACATTCTGGCGGCCGCTGAAAAAACCGGGGCCGATGCCATTCATCCCGGCTATGGATTTCTTTCGGAAAACGCCTATTTTTCCAAGGCCTGCGCTGACAGTGGCCTCACCTTTATCGGCCCGGACTACCAATCCATTCTGATGATGGGCAACAAACGCGCCGCCAAGGAACGGATGATTGCCGCGGGTGTTCCCTGCGTTCCCGGCTATCAGGAAAAAGATCAACGGCATGAACGACTGCTCAAAGAAGCGATCAAAACAGGATTTCCACTCATGATCAAAGCGGCGGCCGGCGGCGGTGGACGTGGAATGCGGCTGGTTTTTGACGAGAAGGATCTCAATGACGCCTTGCTTTCAGCCAAGTCCGAAGCCTTGAGCGCTTTTGGCAGTGATGAAATCATTCTGGAAAAAGCGATCATGCGTCCAAGGCACATTGAGATTCAGGTGTTTGGTGACCGGCATGGCAATGTTGTCTATCTCGGCGAACGGGATTGCTCCATTCAACGCCGACATCAGAAAGTGGTGGAAGAGGCGCCATCGCCTTTCGTTGATCCTGAATTACGACGCAAGATGGGCGAAGCTGGAGTTGCGGCGGCCAAAGAAGTGAATTATGTGGGCGCTGGAACCGTAGAGTTTCTGGTCGATGAAGACAAATCTTTCTATTTTCTGGAAATGAACACCCGCCTGCAAGTGGAACATCCTGTGACTGAAATGATCACCGGCATGGACCTGGTGGCACTTCAAATCAAGGTGGCCGAAGGGAAACCCCTGGGCTTCACCCAGGAACAGGTCACTCTGACCGGACATGCCATTGAAGTGCGCTTGTATGCGGAAGATCCCGCAACAGGTTTTCTGCCTCAGACAGGAAAAGTCCTGGCATGGCATCCCACCTCAAATCCGGGGATCCGTGTAGACAACGGGTTGGCACAGGATCAGGAGATTTCCTCACATTATGATCCGATGGTTTCAAAAATTATTTCCTATGGATCAGACCGTCTGGAAGCCATCCGAAAGCTGATAAAAGGCCTGGATGATTGTGTGTTTCTGGGATTAAAACACAATAAAGGCTTTCTCATGGAGCTTCTGGGACATGAAGAATTTGTGCAGGGAAAAGCGACCACCGCGTTGATTGGCACCCATTTCCCCAATGAAGTACTATCAAAATCCAGATTGACGGATCAGGGCTTTGCGATCGCCTCAGCATTGTTTTATCAACAAAGCGCTGAAGCCTCCCAACCCATGAACAGCCTGCAATACTGGAAAAATTCCAATGCCGGTACTCAGGTTTATAAAATCCGAGCGGATGACACCAAAGAACAGCAGACTTCACTGAAAGTGACGGAACCTGGATTGTTCGATGTCATGGTGAACAGGAAATCCTTTGAACTCAGAATCATTTCAATCAAGGACGCAAAGCTCCGGGTAATGTGCAATAGCATCATTCGCAGTTATTCCTGTGTGGTGAACGATGACGGTGTCTGGATGGAAATGGAAGGAATCATGGTTCATTTCGAGAATCTGACCCATGCCCCTCCTCAATCTTCCTCAGCGGCTGGAGAGGGAAAAATGCTGTCTGTCATGAATGGCCGCATTGTTGCCATTCGTGTCAAAGAAGGGCAATCTGTCACAGTTGGACAAACACTGGTGGTGCTGGAAGCCATGAAAATGGAACATCAGGTCAAATCCGATGTGGCTGGAACCGTCAAAACGATTCTGGTTCATCAGGATCAGCAAGTGAAAGCACGGCAATTGCTGGTGGAAGTCGAACCGTCAAACCCTGAAACAAAATCCTGACAAAAGGTTGGTATGGAAGAAAATTTTACGGAAAGTCATCGTTTGCTCAGGCAAATGCTTCGCAATTTTGTT
This window of the SAR324 cluster bacterium genome carries:
- a CDS encoding acetyl/propionyl/methylcrotonyl-CoA carboxylase subunit alpha, producing MAHFSKILIANRGEIAVRVCRTAKALGYRTVAVFSEADANALHVQVADEAVCIGPPAVRSSYLNIENILAAAEKTGADAIHPGYGFLSENAYFSKACADSGLTFIGPDYQSILMMGNKRAAKERMIAAGVPCVPGYQEKDQRHERLLKEAIKTGFPLMIKAAAGGGGRGMRLVFDEKDLNDALLSAKSEALSAFGSDEIILEKAIMRPRHIEIQVFGDRHGNVVYLGERDCSIQRRHQKVVEEAPSPFVDPELRRKMGEAGVAAAKEVNYVGAGTVEFLVDEDKSFYFLEMNTRLQVEHPVTEMITGMDLVALQIKVAEGKPLGFTQEQVTLTGHAIEVRLYAEDPATGFLPQTGKVLAWHPTSNPGIRVDNGLAQDQEISSHYDPMVSKIISYGSDRLEAIRKLIKGLDDCVFLGLKHNKGFLMELLGHEEFVQGKATTALIGTHFPNEVLSKSRLTDQGFAIASALFYQQSAEASQPMNSLQYWKNSNAGTQVYKIRADDTKEQQTSLKVTEPGLFDVMVNRKSFELRIISIKDAKLRVMCNSIIRSYSCVVNDDGVWMEMEGIMVHFENLTHAPPQSSSAAGEGKMLSVMNGRIVAIRVKEGQSVTVGQTLVVLEAMKMEHQVKSDVAGTVKTILVHQDQQVKARQLLVEVEPSNPETKS